The Candidatus Caldatribacterium sp. nucleotide sequence CAGACCAAGCGAGGCATCACCCGGTGGGTTAGGGAGGAAGCCTGTGACCTCGAAGATGCTCCTTTTAGCTGGTGAGGGGGTTCTACCGGTCCTTGTGAGGCAAAAAGCCCGGGAAACCTTTGAGGTTGTTACCGTTTCCTGCCGTTTCTTTCGACTCCATAGGGATCTCAACCCCGAGCACCTTCTGGAGAATCTCTCCTTTGAGGAGCTCTTGAGTGTCCTGAGGGCGGAAAAACCTGAAGTGCTTTGTCTTGCAGGAAAGGTTCCCAAGGCTTACGTTTTTGCTCCCGAGGTTTCTTCCCTTTTTGCCCCGTGTCGGAGCTTGCAGGATCGGGATATTCTGAGAGAGTGCATTAGGCTTCTTGAAGATGAGGGTTTTAAGGTGCTTTCGCCCTTTCCCTTCTTGAAGGATTGGGTTACTGAAGAGGGCATTCTCTTTGGTCCCCCTCCCACGGAAGAGGAGTGGCGCGATGTCGAGTACGGTTTTCGTATTGCCCGTTTCCTTGCGGATGAAGAAATTGGTCAAACGGTGGTGGTGAAGAGGAGAACTGTGGTGGCTCTTGAGGGGGCGGAAGGGACGGATGAGACCATCCGGCGGGGTCTTGCCCTTGTCCCTTGCGGGGTTGTGGTCAAAGTGGCTCGGAGCAACCAGGACTTCCTCATAGATATTCCCGCCATTGGAGCAGAGACAATCCGCCTTCTCGGGGAGGGTGGAGGGAGACTCATCGCCTTGGAAAGCGGGAAAACCCTTCTTCTGGATCGGGAAGAGGTTGGGATTCTCGCAGAGCGTTTCGGGGTGACTGTCCTCGGGGTTGCCTGGTGAGGGGAACCGTTTTTCTTTCCTGTGGGGATATTTCC carries:
- the lpxI gene encoding UDP-2,3-diacylglucosamine diphosphatase LpxI (LpxI, functionally equivalent to LpxH, replaces it in LPS biosynthesis in a minority of bacteria.); the protein is MRFSLSCARPSEASPGGLGRKPVTSKMLLLAGEGVLPVLVRQKARETFEVVTVSCRFFRLHRDLNPEHLLENLSFEELLSVLRAEKPEVLCLAGKVPKAYVFAPEVSSLFAPCRSLQDRDILRECIRLLEDEGFKVLSPFPFLKDWVTEEGILFGPPPTEEEWRDVEYGFRIARFLADEEIGQTVVVKRRTVVALEGAEGTDETIRRGLALVPCGVVVKVARSNQDFLIDIPAIGAETIRLLGEGGGRLIALESGKTLLLDREEVGILAERFGVTVLGVAW